A part of Petroclostridium xylanilyticum genomic DNA contains:
- a CDS encoding IS1634 family transposase, which translates to MRLKVTKSKNSASLYVIKSIYNSKTQSNSSKIVEKLGTEAELREKLNGADPYEWAKEYIRKLNEKEKKQTRKILVPFQQSKIIPKEEQRSFNGGYLFLQKIYHELGLHKICKEISRKYKFDFDLDSILSRLIYGRVIFPSSKLATYELSKKFIEQPNFDLHQIYRALEFLAKETDFIQSSLYENSLKVSKRNTGILYYDCTNYFFEIEQEDGNKQYGPSKDHKPNPIIQMGLFMDGDGIPLAFSINKGNMNEQLTLKPLEKKIISDFELSKFIVCTDAGLASEDNRKFNDKDGRAFITTQSIKKLKEHLKKWALAPNGWKLPGSDKTYDISKLDEMIDKAAPEDKTKIRAKVFYKERWIKEKDFEQRLIITYSIKYRDYQRKIRNSQIERAQKAIENNPTKIKKCNANDYKRFITKTSCTADGEVAENEIYSIDSALIQKEEAFDGFYGVCTNLEDDVSEIIKVNHRRWEIEECFRIMKSEFKARPVYLSNDDRIEAHFITCFISLIIYRLLEKRLHEEFTCHEIISGLRNIEFYNTQCEGYIPTYTRTDFTDALHDAFGFRTDYQIISTSMMKKILKETKK; encoded by the coding sequence ATGAGACTTAAGGTTACAAAATCTAAAAATTCTGCTTCGCTTTATGTTATTAAATCTATTTATAACAGCAAAACTCAATCAAATTCCTCCAAGATTGTAGAAAAGCTTGGTACAGAAGCTGAACTAAGAGAAAAACTCAATGGCGCAGATCCGTATGAATGGGCTAAAGAATATATTAGAAAATTAAATGAAAAGGAAAAAAAACAAACCCGAAAAATACTTGTTCCTTTTCAGCAGTCTAAAATTATTCCAAAAGAAGAGCAACGCTCTTTTAACGGTGGTTATCTATTTCTTCAAAAAATATATCACGAACTTGGACTTCACAAGATTTGCAAGGAGATTTCACGAAAGTATAAATTTGATTTTGACTTGGATTCAATACTTTCCAGGTTAATCTACGGTAGAGTGATCTTTCCATCCTCTAAACTTGCTACATATGAGCTTTCTAAAAAATTTATCGAGCAGCCGAATTTTGATTTGCATCAAATATACAGAGCTCTTGAATTCCTTGCTAAGGAGACAGATTTTATCCAGTCCTCCTTGTATGAAAACAGCCTGAAGGTTTCCAAAAGAAATACCGGTATTCTTTACTATGATTGCACCAATTACTTTTTTGAAATTGAACAGGAGGATGGCAACAAGCAATATGGTCCTTCTAAAGATCACAAACCCAATCCGATCATTCAAATGGGACTGTTTATGGACGGAGATGGAATCCCTCTGGCTTTCAGCATTAACAAAGGGAATATGAATGAACAACTGACTTTAAAGCCATTAGAAAAGAAAATTATTTCTGACTTTGAACTTTCTAAGTTTATTGTTTGCACAGATGCAGGCCTTGCTTCTGAAGATAATCGAAAGTTTAACGACAAGGATGGCCGGGCATTTATTACAACACAGTCTATCAAAAAATTAAAGGAACATTTAAAAAAATGGGCTCTTGCTCCAAATGGCTGGAAACTCCCGGGCAGCGATAAAACCTATGACATTTCCAAACTTGATGAAATGATAGATAAAGCTGCTCCTGAAGATAAAACGAAAATAAGGGCAAAAGTATTTTATAAGGAGCGCTGGATTAAAGAAAAAGATTTTGAACAAAGGCTGATTATAACGTATTCTATCAAATACAGGGATTATCAGCGTAAAATCCGCAACTCTCAAATAGAAAGAGCTCAAAAGGCAATAGAAAACAACCCGACAAAAATCAAGAAATGCAATGCTAACGATTACAAAAGGTTTATTACCAAAACAAGCTGTACTGCTGATGGAGAAGTTGCAGAAAACGAGATATACAGCATTGATTCTGCTCTAATCCAGAAGGAAGAAGCTTTTGATGGTTTTTATGGGGTTTGCACAAACCTTGAGGATGATGTATCTGAAATAATCAAGGTTAATCACAGAAGATGGGAGATTGAAGAATGCTTTAGAATTATGAAAAGCGAATTCAAAGCAAGACCTGTGTATTTAAGCAATGATGACAGGATTGAAGCACATTTTATTACTTGCTTTATATCTCTGATTATTTACAGGTTGCTTGAAAAGCGTCTGCATGAGGAGTTTACTTGTCATGAGATTATCTCCGGACTTCGAAATATAGAATTCTATAATACTCAATGTGAAGGCTATATTCCAACCTATACAAGAACTGATTTTACTGATGCTTTACATGATGCTTTTGGTTTTCGTACAGATTATCAAATTATTAGTACAAGTATGATGAAAAAAATTTTAAAAGAAACAAAAAAATAA
- the mtaB gene encoding tRNA (N(6)-L-threonylcarbamoyladenosine(37)-C(2))-methylthiotransferase MtaB, protein MKKVAFYTLGCKVNQYETEAMTELFEKEGYEITDFDQYADVYVINTCTVTNLGDRKSRQMIRRAKKLNKHSIVAVVGCYAQTAAEEISKIKGVNLIIGTKDRSRIVELINQIKEQEEQINVVQDIMTTREFEDMKVTAYKERTRAFLKIQEGCNQFCSYCIIPYARGPVRSRKPEDIVEEVQQLAQNGFKEIVFAGIHVASYGKDLKNTNLLDIIKRVHDIEGIERLRLSSIEPMILTEEFVENAARLPKLCPHYHISLQSGCDATLKRMNRKYTTAEYREVVNRLRANFPDVAITTDVMVGFPGETEQEFEESKRFVDEISFAQVHVFKYSPRKGTPSVTFPNQVSPEEKERRSKIMIELSANSEKRFCDKFIGREMEVLFEQQVKEQDGYYEGLTPNYIRVVAHSDEDIEGQIMKVQLKERKEGFIAGTIVKNN, encoded by the coding sequence ATGAAAAAAGTTGCATTTTATACCCTTGGGTGTAAAGTTAATCAATATGAAACTGAAGCCATGACTGAGCTTTTTGAGAAAGAAGGCTATGAGATAACAGACTTTGACCAGTATGCAGACGTGTATGTAATTAACACGTGTACGGTTACCAACCTTGGGGATAGAAAGTCTCGGCAAATGATTAGAAGGGCAAAGAAACTTAATAAGCATTCTATTGTTGCCGTTGTAGGATGCTATGCGCAAACGGCAGCGGAGGAAATAAGCAAGATTAAAGGAGTTAACCTTATTATTGGCACAAAAGACAGGTCAAGGATTGTTGAATTGATTAACCAGATAAAAGAGCAGGAAGAACAAATCAATGTTGTACAGGATATCATGACTACCAGAGAATTTGAAGATATGAAAGTAACAGCATATAAAGAAAGAACCCGGGCATTTTTAAAAATTCAAGAAGGGTGTAACCAGTTCTGTTCTTACTGTATTATACCTTATGCCAGAGGCCCGGTGAGAAGTAGAAAACCCGAAGATATAGTAGAAGAAGTCCAGCAATTAGCACAAAATGGGTTTAAAGAAATTGTATTTGCAGGAATACATGTTGCTTCTTATGGAAAAGATTTAAAGAATACAAATTTGCTGGACATTATTAAACGGGTGCACGATATAGAGGGAATAGAACGGCTGCGGCTAAGCTCTATTGAACCGATGATCCTCACAGAAGAATTTGTGGAGAATGCTGCACGATTACCCAAATTATGCCCTCATTATCATATATCACTCCAAAGCGGATGTGATGCGACGCTAAAGAGAATGAACAGAAAATATACAACAGCAGAATATAGAGAGGTTGTTAATAGATTAAGGGCAAATTTCCCGGATGTTGCTATTACAACCGATGTGATGGTTGGGTTCCCGGGAGAGACAGAACAAGAATTTGAGGAATCTAAGCGATTCGTTGATGAGATAAGCTTTGCGCAGGTTCATGTGTTTAAATATTCGCCGCGTAAGGGAACTCCTTCAGTAACTTTCCCGAACCAGGTATCTCCTGAAGAAAAGGAGAGAAGAAGCAAGATTATGATCGAACTGTCGGCAAATAGTGAGAAGCGGTTTTGTGATAAATTTATCGGCAGAGAGATGGAAGTCTTATTTGAGCAGCAGGTAAAAGAGCAAGACGGGTACTATGAAGGGTTGACTCCAAACTATATTAGAGTAGTGGCTCACTCTGACGAGGACATAGAAGGTCAGATTATGAAAGTTCAATTGAAGGAGAGAAAAGAAGGTTTTATTGCAGGCACAATTGTAAAAAATAATTAA
- a CDS encoding HPr family phosphocarrier protein → MKTFNIMLHSINDVKNFVNVVNKYDFDVDLTSGRYVVDAKSIMGIFSLDLSKPIKVEVHSDNCDAFIEEIKSFII, encoded by the coding sequence ATGAAAACTTTTAATATTATGTTACATTCCATTAATGATGTAAAAAATTTTGTAAATGTAGTAAACAAGTATGATTTTGATGTGGACCTTACATCTGGCAGATATGTTGTTGATGCTAAGTCAATTATGGGTATATTTAGCTTGGATTTAAGCAAGCCTATCAAAGTAGAAGTGCATAGTGATAACTGTGATGCATTTATAGAAGAAATTAAATCTTTTATCATCTGA
- a CDS encoding polysaccharide deacetylase family protein — MLYMKKFEILLAAIIIIFSLSACKTTQSLPAVTPNPKVEEPEKNDTNIDSNRGATESQAQEKKEVVEQPEETQKVDNEKVKPPNELGEIMVIMYHYFGDKEQEFTRTFDNFRKDLKVLYEKGYRLISLNDFITNNINVPAGTTPIVFTFDDGPASEFNLIEQDGKLVVNPNSAVGIMQEFYKQYPDFGLEGTFYINDVAFAGSKGTEKERLQYLLNLGMDIGNHTFGHTNLGKADPATIQKMIGKHVKKMKEYFPNYPQNTLALPFGAYANSTFNYIVKGQYEGVEYKNDAILLVGWKPSPSPVHKDFNPLKMLRVRAGEGSEYDMYYYLDYFDKNPDKRYISDGDKNTISFPEKLKNNLNPERIGNKKVITY; from the coding sequence ATGTTATATATGAAAAAATTTGAAATTTTATTAGCAGCTATAATTATAATATTTTCTTTATCAGCATGTAAGACAACACAATCTCTTCCGGCTGTCACTCCTAACCCAAAAGTGGAGGAACCAGAAAAGAATGATACGAATATAGATAGCAATAGGGGTGCCACAGAAAGCCAAGCTCAGGAAAAGAAGGAAGTCGTAGAACAACCTGAAGAAACACAAAAAGTTGACAATGAAAAAGTAAAGCCTCCTAATGAACTGGGCGAAATTATGGTCATTATGTATCATTATTTTGGGGACAAGGAGCAAGAGTTTACCAGAACTTTTGATAATTTTAGAAAAGACCTAAAGGTTCTATATGAAAAAGGATACCGTCTAATCAGTCTGAATGATTTTATTACAAATAATATTAATGTCCCGGCCGGGACTACACCTATTGTTTTCACTTTTGATGATGGGCCTGCCAGTGAATTTAATTTGATAGAGCAAGACGGAAAGCTGGTTGTAAATCCTAATTCAGCAGTGGGGATTATGCAGGAGTTTTATAAACAGTATCCTGACTTTGGTCTTGAAGGGACATTTTATATTAATGATGTTGCTTTTGCAGGAAGCAAGGGAACCGAAAAAGAACGGTTGCAGTATCTCCTGAATTTGGGAATGGATATAGGTAATCACACTTTTGGGCATACAAATTTAGGTAAGGCAGACCCTGCAACCATTCAAAAAATGATAGGAAAACATGTTAAAAAAATGAAAGAGTATTTTCCTAACTATCCGCAAAATACACTTGCTTTGCCCTTTGGTGCATACGCTAACTCCACTTTCAATTATATTGTAAAAGGGCAATATGAAGGTGTGGAATATAAAAATGATGCTATACTGTTGGTTGGATGGAAGCCATCACCTTCGCCGGTACATAAGGATTTCAACCCGTTGAAAATGTTAAGAGTGAGGGCTGGTGAAGGTTCGGAATACGATATGTATTATTATTTAGATTATTTTGATAAGAATCCGGATAAAAGATATATTAGTGATGGAGATAAAAATACGATATCCTTTCCTGAGAAATTAAAAAACAATTTAAATCCTGAACGGATAGGCAATAAAAAAGTAATAACTTATTAG
- a CDS encoding transporter associated domain-containing protein codes for MMKQYLRSRVSTCSSFIEIYISVLILAGIVISSISLVRDLVILSGSIFNETVEFRYEDFLGYALQLIIGIEFVKMLAKHTPGSAIEVLLFAIARKLIVDHSTSFDLLLGIIAIAILFGIKKFLYTSSFTHEEGYVISGATPVRQVNLIASVNIPDELGNTIAGVMANELKKLGKKLSERASVALDGVTLRIYSMRDGSIDKVQVIPTNNKKSTNVQE; via the coding sequence ATGATGAAGCAATACCTGAGAAGCAGGGTTTCTACCTGTTCCAGCTTTATCGAAATATATATTTCGGTATTAATATTAGCAGGAATAGTAATATCCTCTATCAGTTTAGTAAGAGATCTGGTTATTCTTTCAGGAAGCATATTTAATGAAACTGTAGAATTTCGTTATGAAGATTTCCTGGGATATGCTTTACAGCTGATCATTGGTATTGAGTTTGTCAAGATGCTCGCAAAGCACACACCTGGCAGCGCGATAGAGGTTTTATTATTTGCAATAGCAAGAAAACTTATTGTAGACCATTCTACCAGTTTTGATCTATTATTAGGTATCATTGCAATTGCTATTCTTTTTGGTATAAAGAAATTTCTGTATACTTCAAGTTTTACCCATGAAGAAGGTTATGTAATCAGCGGAGCGACTCCGGTAAGACAGGTAAATTTAATTGCATCGGTTAATATTCCCGATGAATTAGGTAATACTATTGCGGGAGTTATGGCGAATGAATTGAAAAAATTAGGGAAAAAGCTATCTGAAAGGGCATCGGTCGCCCTGGATGGAGTAACACTTAGGATTTACAGCATGAGAGATGGGTCAATTGATAAAGTTCAAGTTATTCCTACAAATAATAAAAAAAGTACGAATGTTCAGGAGTGA
- a CDS encoding 4Fe-4S double cluster binding domain-containing protein has translation MDNIRLEGVVMDRIEVLKDKIHSWGASIIGFADISKCIDEKYRDLPYAISIAVRLSDRIIDEIDNMPTYTYFHHYRTVNALIDQITIRTGLLLQDWGYQYIAVPASQTVKDAAESYSGIFPHKTAAVLAGLGWIGKSGLLVTHDYGPRIRLGTILTDMPLPISSVSKDNSCKNCNLCSLACPAMAIRGNEWELEKGREHIVDAHACSQYMKEKFQHIGRGSVCGVCIKVCPKGDKRKNKNIP, from the coding sequence TTGGATAATATTAGATTGGAAGGTGTTGTCATGGATAGAATAGAAGTATTAAAGGATAAAATTCATAGTTGGGGTGCCTCAATAATAGGTTTTGCGGACATAAGCAAATGTATCGATGAAAAATATAGAGATTTGCCTTATGCTATTTCCATTGCTGTAAGGCTTTCGGACAGGATTATAGATGAAATTGATAATATGCCTACCTATACTTATTTTCATCACTATAGGACTGTAAATGCTCTTATAGACCAGATTACAATAAGGACGGGCCTGCTGCTTCAAGATTGGGGATATCAGTATATTGCCGTACCTGCATCACAAACCGTTAAAGATGCTGCCGAAAGCTATTCGGGTATTTTTCCGCATAAGACAGCTGCTGTTTTAGCCGGGCTGGGATGGATAGGAAAGAGCGGATTACTTGTTACTCATGATTATGGCCCAAGAATACGATTGGGAACTATATTAACAGATATGCCGCTGCCAATTTCATCTGTAAGTAAGGATAATAGCTGTAAAAATTGCAACTTATGCAGTTTGGCGTGTCCGGCTATGGCAATCAGGGGTAATGAGTGGGAATTGGAAAAAGGAAGAGAACATATCGTAGATGCCCATGCCTGCAGCCAATATATGAAAGAAAAATTTCAACATATAGGGAGAGGTTCGGTGTGTGGAGTCTGTATTAAAGTATGTCCCAAAGGAGATAAAAGAAAAAATAAGAATATCCCCTAA
- a CDS encoding DUF4364 family protein, whose product MIKNDVHDITENKLILLFILDKINIPLTNSQITELVMKDSLMNYFILQQYLSELINAAQIITYEEKDKQFYKLTPGGRMTLSYFENRIPFSIREKILQTISEKKKDFKQSAEIISNYTPRNENEYIVECKIIENRTPLIELKLNVGTKKQAKHICEHWKKNSEQIYSQIISALTLEQNKQ is encoded by the coding sequence TTGATAAAAAATGATGTACATGATATAACAGAAAATAAATTAATATTGCTATTTATTCTTGATAAAATTAATATACCCTTAACAAACAGTCAAATAACCGAACTTGTTATGAAAGATTCTCTTATGAATTACTTCATTTTGCAGCAATATCTTTCTGAACTTATTAATGCAGCACAAATAATAACTTATGAAGAAAAAGATAAACAGTTTTATAAATTAACTCCCGGAGGGCGGATGACTTTAAGTTACTTCGAAAACAGGATACCCTTCAGTATAAGGGAAAAAATCCTCCAAACGATTTCGGAAAAGAAAAAAGATTTTAAACAATCTGCTGAAATAATCAGCAATTATACCCCTCGAAATGAGAATGAGTATATTGTTGAGTGCAAGATTATTGAAAATAGAACTCCTTTGATAGAGTTAAAGCTTAATGTAGGTACAAAAAAACAAGCCAAGCACATATGCGAGCACTGGAAAAAAAACTCTGAGCAAATTTACTCCCAGATTATTTCTGCCCTTACATTAGAACAAAATAAACAATAA
- the ilvA gene encoding threonine ammonia-lyase has product MEVTFQMIKEAQEKLKGIVHRTDLVSSRTFSEISGNDIYIKPEHLQKTGSFKIRGAYNKISSFGEQERKYGVIAASAGNHAQGVALAASKFGISSTVVMPEPTPLAKVTATKNYGARIVLHGITYDDAFERAKQMQQEEGLSFIHAFNDPHIIAGQGTIGLEIFEDMHDVDAIVVPIGGGGIISGVAIAAKNINPKVKIIGVEVKNFDSMRRSIEAGKIITTDTASTIADGIAVKTPGSITFDIVSKYVDDIEVVTEDEIAHAILLYLERAKYIVEGAGAASLAAVIHKKINLQGKKIVVIATGGNIDTNLVSMIIDKGLVKSGRKVELKTILQDKPGQLRGMISILEQLKVNIVSIVHNREKEGLELGDAEVDMILETRDREHAMKVQNVLKEKGYKIIV; this is encoded by the coding sequence ATGGAAGTAACATTTCAAATGATTAAAGAAGCTCAAGAAAAGCTGAAAGGAATTGTACATAGAACCGATCTTGTCTCCAGCAGAACTTTTAGTGAAATAAGCGGTAACGATATTTATATTAAACCCGAACACCTGCAAAAGACGGGTTCTTTTAAAATCAGGGGTGCTTATAATAAAATTTCAAGTTTTGGGGAACAAGAGAGAAAATATGGAGTTATAGCAGCATCTGCAGGGAATCATGCGCAAGGTGTAGCTCTAGCTGCAAGTAAATTCGGAATTTCATCCACGGTTGTTATGCCAGAACCTACCCCCCTAGCTAAGGTTACAGCGACTAAAAATTATGGTGCTCGAATTGTTTTGCATGGCATTACTTATGATGATGCTTTTGAAAGAGCTAAACAAATGCAACAGGAAGAAGGTTTATCATTTATCCATGCATTTAATGATCCCCATATCATTGCAGGGCAAGGTACCATAGGATTAGAAATATTTGAAGATATGCACGATGTAGATGCAATCGTTGTTCCAATAGGAGGGGGAGGAATAATTTCCGGGGTTGCCATTGCAGCTAAGAATATTAACCCTAAGGTAAAAATTATCGGGGTAGAAGTAAAGAACTTTGATTCAATGCGGCGCTCTATAGAAGCGGGAAAAATCATTACAACTGACACAGCCAGTACAATAGCTGACGGTATTGCAGTGAAAACACCCGGAAGTATTACTTTTGATATTGTTAGTAAGTATGTAGATGATATTGAGGTGGTTACTGAAGATGAAATTGCCCATGCAATACTGTTATACCTGGAACGTGCCAAATACATTGTCGAAGGTGCAGGGGCGGCGTCTTTAGCTGCAGTAATTCATAAAAAAATTAATTTGCAGGGTAAAAAAATAGTAGTGATTGCTACCGGGGGAAACATCGATACAAATCTTGTTTCGATGATTATCGATAAAGGTCTTGTAAAGAGTGGTAGAAAGGTTGAGCTTAAAACAATACTGCAAGATAAACCAGGGCAGTTAAGGGGAATGATCAGTATATTAGAGCAGCTGAAAGTAAATATCGTATCCATTGTTCATAACCGGGAAAAAGAAGGATTGGAACTGGGGGACGCAGAGGTGGATATGATCCTGGAAACAAGGGATAGGGAGCATGCAATGAAAGTACAAAACGTTCTTAAGGAAAAAGGTTACAAAATAATTGTATAA
- a CDS encoding REP-associated tyrosine transposase, with amino-acid sequence MPRTARLKSESGIYHIILRGINRQSIFEDDEDKEKFIQVMGQYKKKCGYEIYAYCLMGNHVHILLKEKQEALSQIMKRISSSYVYWYNWKYERCGHLFQERFKSEPVEDDNYFLTVLRYIHQNPLKAGLVKSLEEYKWSSYHEYTKECRIVDIEFGLELISGNNNKIESFIRFTNETNNDVCMEMEEKPGRVSDEELRAIVKNKYGIDAIQIQNENEQTQLRILKELKEHDGVSLRQISRITGLTVHKIFKA; translated from the coding sequence ATGCCACGAACAGCAAGATTAAAAAGCGAGAGCGGAATATATCACATCATTTTACGCGGCATAAATCGTCAAAGCATTTTTGAAGATGATGAGGATAAGGAAAAGTTTATTCAAGTAATGGGACAATATAAGAAAAAATGCGGATACGAAATATATGCGTATTGTTTGATGGGTAACCATGTGCATATCTTGCTCAAAGAAAAGCAGGAAGCACTTTCACAAATTATGAAGAGAATTAGTTCGTCATATGTTTACTGGTATAATTGGAAATATGAAAGATGTGGGCACTTATTTCAGGAACGATTTAAAAGCGAGCCTGTAGAAGATGACAATTATTTTTTAACAGTATTACGATATATACACCAAAATCCTTTGAAAGCGGGACTTGTAAAGTCTCTTGAAGAATACAAATGGAGCAGTTATCATGAGTATACCAAGGAATGTAGAATAGTAGACATTGAATTTGGATTAGAACTTATTTCAGGAAATAATAATAAAATTGAATCTTTTATCAGGTTCACTAACGAAACAAATAATGATGTTTGTATGGAAATGGAAGAGAAACCTGGCAGAGTTTCGGATGAAGAGTTAAGGGCGATAGTAAAAAACAAATATGGGATTGATGCTATACAAATACAAAACGAAAACGAACAAACACAACTTCGGATTTTAAAGGAATTAAAAGAGCATGATGGCGTAAGCTTGCGACAAATCTCAAGAATTACTGGTTTGACAGTTCATAAAATATTCAAAGCATAA
- a CDS encoding sulfate/molybdate ABC transporter ATP-binding protein, with protein MLEVSFDKTMGNFTLQSSFSSDRGVLGILGSSGCGKSLTLKCIAGLYSPDKGQIKLNGKELFNSDAKVNIPPRKRNIGYVFQNYALFPHLTVYKNIAYGVKHLDKKTRYDKIVEMIGKMQLSGLENHYPSQLSGGQQQRVALARTLITEPELLLLDEPFSAIDSNTKYLLEDELLSIIRNNYHGIVLLVTHNIEEAYRLCDRILIIDKGKTLQIGQKEEIIRSPSSLTAARITGCKNFLNVDLLGEEDGYLVIKSKELVLRARKTATELQPKMVAGVRAHDLRISSKFTNEPNTFECEVIEKIEGIFSTTIIVNCRGNIFQVEVSKYNCPHLTNCKCKKLMLHIPADRIFLVNSEQNECN; from the coding sequence ATGCTTGAAGTATCTTTTGATAAAACGATGGGTAATTTTACGTTACAATCTTCTTTTTCCAGCGATAGGGGAGTCTTGGGGATACTTGGTTCGTCCGGTTGTGGCAAAAGTTTGACCCTAAAGTGCATTGCCGGACTATATAGTCCAGATAAAGGACAGATTAAGCTTAACGGAAAAGAGTTGTTTAATTCTGATGCAAAAGTCAATATACCTCCACGAAAAAGGAATATCGGTTATGTGTTTCAAAATTATGCACTATTCCCACACTTGACGGTATATAAAAACATTGCTTATGGTGTTAAGCACCTGGATAAAAAAACACGTTATGACAAGATTGTTGAAATGATTGGTAAAATGCAGCTTTCCGGCCTTGAAAACCATTATCCTTCGCAATTATCGGGAGGACAGCAGCAAAGGGTCGCCCTTGCCAGGACATTAATAACCGAGCCGGAATTGCTGCTTTTGGACGAGCCTTTTTCAGCCATTGACAGTAATACAAAATATTTACTAGAAGACGAATTATTAAGCATTATTCGTAACAATTATCACGGGATTGTGCTGCTTGTTACGCATAATATCGAAGAAGCATACCGGCTTTGCGATAGAATATTGATTATTGATAAAGGGAAAACGCTTCAAATAGGACAAAAGGAAGAAATTATCCGTTCTCCATCGAGCTTAACGGCTGCAAGAATAACGGGCTGTAAGAATTTTTTAAATGTGGATTTGCTTGGGGAAGAAGATGGATACCTGGTTATAAAATCTAAGGAACTTGTGCTGCGAGCCAGAAAAACGGCAACAGAACTTCAACCTAAAATGGTCGCCGGAGTCCGTGCACATGATTTACGAATATCCTCGAAATTTACAAATGAGCCGAATACTTTTGAATGTGAAGTTATTGAGAAAATAGAGGGAATTTTCTCAACAACTATAATCGTGAATTGTCGAGGCAACATTTTTCAGGTAGAAGTATCAAAATATAATTGTCCTCATTTAACAAACTGTAAATGCAAAAAGCTCATGTTACATATACCAGCAGATAGAATTTTTTTGGTAAATAGCGAGCAAAATGAGTGTAATTAA
- the modB gene encoding molybdate ABC transporter permease subunit, whose protein sequence is MSNVNLFPLFLSFRVAVTATCISILFGLPIAYFLSRKQGKISDFFDTLTNLPVVLPPTVLGYYLLVLLGRQSWVGKFLEEQFDIMIVFTPTGAIIASTVVSIPYLIKASKTALSEINEDFLNAARLLGRNELNIFLTIMIPIAWRGIISGITMSFVRALGDFGTTLMVAGSIPDKTLTMPIAIYDALQAGNKDMANLLVIVMTSVSIVVLYIVNRLEKKMKKG, encoded by the coding sequence ATGAGTAATGTTAATCTCTTTCCGTTGTTTTTATCGTTTCGTGTAGCGGTTACAGCAACCTGTATCAGCATCCTATTCGGTTTGCCAATAGCATATTTTTTAAGCCGTAAGCAAGGAAAAATATCGGACTTTTTTGATACATTGACGAATTTACCTGTTGTATTGCCACCAACGGTACTAGGCTATTATTTGCTGGTGCTGCTTGGTCGGCAGTCCTGGGTCGGTAAATTTCTCGAAGAGCAGTTTGATATTATGATAGTGTTTACACCTACGGGGGCAATTATTGCATCTACAGTTGTGTCCATACCGTATTTGATAAAAGCTTCCAAAACCGCTTTGTCGGAAATAAACGAAGACTTTTTGAATGCCGCAAGACTATTGGGAAGAAACGAACTGAACATATTTTTAACCATTATGATACCGATTGCCTGGCGAGGGATTATTTCAGGAATTACTATGTCTTTTGTCAGGGCTTTGGGGGATTTTGGTACAACACTGATGGTAGCCGGAAGTATTCCCGATAAAACCTTAACAATGCCGATTGCTATTTACGATGCATTACAGGCAGGAAACAAGGATATGGCAAATCTGCTAGTAATCGTTATGACAAGTGTTTCTATCGTTGTCTTATATATTGTCAATCGACTGGAAAAGAAAATGAAGAAGGGGTGA